A single genomic interval of Sander lucioperca isolate FBNREF2018 chromosome 9, SLUC_FBN_1.2, whole genome shotgun sequence harbors:
- the pcmtd1 gene encoding protein-L-isoaspartate O-methyltransferase domain-containing protein 1 — MGGAVSAGEDNDDLIDNLKEAQYIRTEKVEQAFRAIDRGDYYLDGYRDSAYKDLAWKHGNIHLSAPCIYSEVMEALKLQPGLSFLNLGSGTGYLSTMVALIIGPFGVNHGVELHKDVVEYAREKLDDFIKNSDSFDKFEFCEPIFVVGNCLEISADSHQYDRIYCGAGVQKDHENYMKVLLKIGGILVMPIEDQLTQITRTGQCTWESKNILAVSFAPLVQQSRADGEKPDAVQLPPVTVRSLQDLSRIYIRRTLRNLANEDSQGKGMVQRVPQKRKRRRCRRRRINTYVFVGNQLIPQMVESEEEEEHAEEEHKEVEEEEEEERDIGDIEILKQVSVLRDQIMALPLPESLKAFLLYYREK, encoded by the exons ATGGGGGGAGCCGTGAGCGCTGGGGAGGACAATGACGACCTCATTGATAATCTTAAGGAGGCCCAGTATATTCGCACAGAAAAAGTTGAACAGGCTTTCCGAGCCATAGACCGTGGTGACTACTATCTGGACGGCTACAGGGACAGTGCCTACAAAGACTTGGCGTGGAAGCATGGCAACATCCACCTGTCTGCTCCGTGTATATACTCTGAGGTGATGGAGGCCCTCAAGCTGCAGCCTGGACTTTCTTTCCTCAATCTGGGCAGTGGAACTGGCTACCTGAGCACAATGGTTGCCCTTATCATAG GGCCATTTGGTGTGAACCATGGAGTTGAGCTCCATAAGGACGTAGTTGAATATGCCAGAGAGAAACTGGATGATTTCATAAAGAATAGTGACAGCTTTGATAA GTTTGAGTTCTGTGAACCCATCTTTGTGGTGGGGAATTGCCTTGAAATCTCAGCAGACAGTCACCAATATGATCGCATCTATTGTGGCGCAGGAGTGCAGAAAGACCATGAAAATTACATGAAAGTACTGCTCAAAATTGGAGGCATTCTGGTGATGCCTATAGAGGATCAG CTGACCCAGATAACCAGGACTGGTCAGTGCACATGGGAGAGTAAAAACATCTTGGCGGTGTCCTTTGCCCCCTTGGTCCAGCAGAGCAGAGCTGATGGAGAGAAGCCTGACGCTGTCCAGCTGC CCCCAGTGACTGTCCGCAGCCTTCAGGATCTGTCTCGGATCTACATACGCCGCACTCTCAGAAACCTGGCCAATGAGGATAGTCAAGGGAAGGGGATGGTGCAAAGAGTTCCCCAGAAGCGCAAACGCAGGCGCTGCCGACGGCGACGCATCAACACCTACGTTTTTGTAGGCAACCAGCTGATCCCTCAAATGGTGGagagcgaggaggaggaggagcatgCTGAGGAAGAACACAaggaagtggaggaggaggaagaggaggaaagagacaTTGGCGACATTGAAATCCTCAAGCAAGTGAGCGTGTTGAGAGACCAAATAATGGCTTTACCGCTTCCTGAGTCACTTAAAGCATTTTTGCTCTATTACAGAGAGAAATGA